Proteins co-encoded in one Caldalkalibacillus uzonensis genomic window:
- a CDS encoding restriction endonuclease → MSTQIIDKLDEWRKFESTTKKGELFERFALSYLRKAPVYQNLYSEIWRWRDWPDRGGLGDTGIDAVAEERHTGKLWAIQIKFHEETLRADDIATFLALSGRKEFSYRLIVTSSPLGSNAEKLIRKQDKPVKVLTLADMLESAVDWDSFNWRTICLL, encoded by the coding sequence ATGAGTACACAAATAATCGACAAATTAGACGAATGGAGAAAATTTGAGTCGACAACGAAAAAAGGTGAACTTTTTGAACGGTTTGCACTATCATATCTACGCAAGGCTCCTGTTTATCAAAATTTGTATTCAGAAATTTGGCGTTGGCGCGATTGGCCTGATAGAGGAGGATTAGGTGATACTGGTATTGATGCGGTTGCCGAAGAAAGGCATACCGGTAAACTGTGGGCAATTCAAATTAAATTCCATGAGGAAACTTTAAGAGCTGATGATATAGCTACATTTTTGGCTTTGTCAGGAAGAAAAGAGTTTTCTTATCGCCTGATTGTAACATCATCACCGCTTGGCTCAAATGCAGAAAAACTGATTCGAAAGCAGGATAAACCTGTAAAAGTTTTAACACTAGCTGATATGCTAGAAAGTGCTGTTGACTGGGATTCATTTAATTGGCGGACGATTTGTCTTTTGTAA
- the ltrA gene encoding group II intron reverse transcriptase/maturase: MALLENILSRPNLTKALKRVEANKGAPGINGVSIEHLRDYIREHWPAIKQKLLEGTYQPAPVRRVEIPKPDGGVRLLGIPTVIDRFIQQAILQELTAIFNPHFSSHSYGFRPQRRAHDAVRQAQRYIQEGYRYVVDIDLEKFFDRVNHDILMSRVARRVKDKRVLKLIRAYLKAGIMWDGVKVRSEEGTPQGGPLSPLLANILLDDLDKELEKRGLRFCRYADDCNIYVRSRRAGQRVKQSIQRFLEKKLKLKVNEEKSAVDRPWRRKFLGFSFTKQREARIRLASKSIQRFKNKIRQLTNPNWSISMEERIEKLNQYTMGWIGYFALIETPSPLKRLEKWIRRRLRLCRWHQWKRVRTRIRELRALGLKEHEVFEIANTRKGAWRTTKTPQLHKALGKAYWLAQGLKSLTQRYFDIRQDWRTA, encoded by the coding sequence ATGGCTTTGTTGGAGAACATTTTATCACGGCCAAATTTAACCAAAGCACTCAAACGTGTGGAGGCTAACAAAGGAGCTCCCGGCATCAACGGGGTTTCAATTGAACACCTCCGAGATTACATTCGGGAGCATTGGCCAGCAATTAAACAAAAGCTGCTGGAGGGAACCTACCAGCCAGCACCTGTCCGAAGGGTCGAAATCCCGAAACCTGACGGAGGTGTCAGGTTGTTAGGCATTCCCACCGTGATAGACAGGTTCATCCAACAAGCCATTCTCCAAGAGCTCACGGCAATCTTTAACCCTCACTTTTCGTCCCACAGCTATGGATTCCGACCCCAGCGCCGGGCCCATGATGCAGTCCGGCAAGCACAACGATATATCCAAGAGGGATATAGATACGTTGTGGACATTGACCTGGAGAAATTCTTTGACCGGGTCAATCATGACATTTTGATGAGCCGGGTGGCACGACGGGTGAAGGACAAGCGTGTCCTGAAGCTGATACGGGCCTATTTAAAAGCTGGGATCATGTGGGACGGTGTCAAAGTCCGATCAGAGGAGGGGACCCCGCAAGGAGGTCCATTGAGCCCGCTATTGGCCAATATTCTCCTTGATGACTTAGATAAGGAACTTGAAAAGCGAGGGTTGCGCTTCTGCCGTTACGCTGATGACTGTAACATTTATGTGCGCAGCAGGCGTGCAGGGCAACGAGTGAAGCAAAGTATTCAAAGGTTCTTGGAGAAGAAGTTAAAACTCAAAGTCAATGAGGAGAAAAGCGCTGTCGACCGACCATGGAGAAGGAAGTTTCTGGGCTTCAGTTTCACCAAGCAACGCGAAGCCCGGATACGTCTAGCCTCGAAGTCCATCCAACGCTTTAAGAACAAGATACGCCAGCTGACTAACCCTAACTGGAGCATTTCAATGGAAGAACGAATAGAGAAGCTGAACCAATACACAATGGGATGGATAGGATACTTTGCTCTAATTGAGACACCAAGCCCTTTGAAGCGTTTAGAAAAGTGGATAAGGAGAAGGCTTAGGTTATGCCGTTGGCATCAATGGAAACGAGTCCGAACCCGAATCCGCGAACTAAGGGCACTTGGACTTAAAGAACATGAAGTGTTTGAGATTGCAAACACTCGTAAAGGAGCATGGCGAACGACAAAGACTCCTCAACTACACAAAGCCCTCGGCAAAGCCTATTGGCTTGCACAAGGGCTTAAGAGTTTAACTCAGAGATATTTCGACATTCGTCAAGATTGGCGAACCGCCTAG